Proteins encoded by one window of Candidatus Margulisiibacteriota bacterium:
- a CDS encoding helix-turn-helix domain-containing protein — protein sequence MARPRKKVDVQRILQLYLVEKMSVRQVAKEVGVSHDTVVRRIRENYGELRQWRLPGEK from the coding sequence ATGGCAAGACCAAGAAAAAAAGTTGATGTGCAAAGGATACTGCAGCTGTACCTGGTAGAGAAAATGTCAGTAAGACAGGTGGCTAAAGAGGTGGGAGTAAGCCACGACACGGTTGTAAGGCGTATCAGGGAAAATTACGGTGAATTAAGGCAATGGCGTTTACCTGGTGAAAAATAA
- a CDS encoding M23 family metallopeptidase — protein sequence MSLIKLNPIDFFKSFGWVVTSPFGPRLDPFGSGKFVMHNGVDLGNKPIGEPISTPYFGIVTACGFYDRAGNTVAMRIESGVIQLFFHLQSINCKVGDRLKHGDVIGTNGNTGKVTGTHLHYELRVDNGVSTGGSVWGDPANFYLPVALLKTENPEPEQVIPPPEPDPIAQIEVIASETESVSEELPEIIYPGGENVTIKSKFLERKFLMTLAAAILLVLTDGLGMDLDTKTIMGFVSLVIGWVLAEAKVDGDKINNSH from the coding sequence ATGTCTCTTATTAAACTTAACCCTATTGATTTCTTCAAAAGCTTTGGCTGGGTTGTTACCAGTCCTTTTGGTCCGCGTCTTGATCCTTTCGGTAGCGGAAAATTTGTTATGCATAACGGTGTTGATTTAGGCAATAAGCCTATTGGCGAACCTATTTCTACTCCATATTTTGGCATTGTTACCGCTTGCGGTTTTTACGACCGCGCCGGCAACACCGTGGCCATGCGTATAGAATCAGGGGTTATTCAACTCTTTTTCCATTTGCAAAGTATTAATTGCAAAGTCGGTGATCGCCTTAAACACGGTGACGTGATCGGTACTAACGGAAACACTGGGAAAGTCACCGGCACACATTTGCACTATGAATTACGTGTTGACAACGGTGTTTCCACCGGTGGATCCGTTTGGGGTGATCCTGCCAACTTTTATCTTCCAGTTGCACTTCTTAAAACAGAAAATCCCGAACCTGAACAAGTCATACCTCCACCTGAACCGGATCCTATTGCTCAAATTGAGGTTATTGCTTCCGAAACAGAATCGGTTTCGGAAGAATTGCCGGAAATTATTTATCCTGGAGGTGAAAATGTGACCATTAAAAGTAAATTTTTAGAACGCAAGTTTTTAATGACTTTGGCTGCCGCTATTTTATTGGTGCTTACCGACGGCCTGGGCATGGACCTTGACACAAAAACGATCATGGGATTTGTCAGTCTCGTTATAGGTTGGGTCCTCGCTGAAGCAAAAGTTGACGGTGACAAAATAAATAATAGTCATTAA
- a CDS encoding phospholipase D-like domain-containing protein, producing the protein MPGLFFRVFIYILGGVVLKQITDFRGADLAIALSLIGRDYVYTAHRLVDASNSKVLFTVFQSSFVPGVRSKADMLIDSLVHAHQRGVKVNVLVNYSGSTSIISKNRSLAQHLVEHGISVRSAGRSYLVHGKVLIVDSEVVIIGSHNLTQRGLWQNYEASIAIHSKSIASDFEKWFTWLWERCKEVKSFG; encoded by the coding sequence ATGCCCGGTTTATTTTTCCGGGTTTTTATTTACATCCTGGGGGGAGTAGTACTGAAACAAATAACTGATTTCAGGGGGGCTGACCTGGCTATTGCCTTAAGCCTCATCGGCCGCGATTACGTTTATACGGCTCACAGACTTGTTGACGCTTCTAATTCCAAGGTTTTGTTTACTGTCTTTCAAAGTTCTTTTGTTCCTGGCGTAAGATCCAAGGCCGATATGCTTATTGACTCTCTTGTTCATGCTCATCAGCGCGGGGTTAAGGTGAACGTTCTTGTAAATTACTCCGGTTCCACTTCGATTATAAGCAAGAACCGCAGTCTTGCTCAGCATCTGGTGGAGCACGGGATTTCAGTTCGCTCTGCCGGCCGCAGCTATCTTGTCCATGGTAAAGTGCTGATTGTCGACAGTGAGGTTGTGATCATCGGCAGTCACAATTTAACCCAGCGCGGCCTGTGGCAGAACTACGAAGCAAGCATTGCTATTCATTCAAAAAGTATTGCTTCTGATTTTGAAAAATGGTTCACCTGGTTGTGGGAACGGTGCAAGGAGGTAAAGTCGTTTGGTTAA